In Nicotiana tabacum cultivar K326 chromosome 10, ASM71507v2, whole genome shotgun sequence, the DNA window TTAATATGTAAATAGTACATATGTAAATAGATTAGTGTAAAGGATATAAAGAATGTGTCATTTTACGCATTGTTCTGCAACCACTGCAGTAGATGTTTTATTAACCTTTGTACAACGGAAACATTGTCCATAAATGCATGTAAATATGAAACAGTTAGTTGGCTATGCtatgtatatttggtttgatATTACTTATTTACATGTTTCAATCTCTTCATTCTGCAATTGCATGTTACGACAAAGATAGTAATATTAAATTACCGTTCGGTTTTACAAGATTAGCACGGGCCAAAACTTATCTAGTAAATATAGATGTCTTAAGTGTTAGTTTGGGCAAGTaatataaatttaaaagtcaagataGTTCTATGGAGAATAACTTCCGCTCATAAGTTATGGAAGTCATTTTCTCCATGTCCATTTTGATGGAAAGTGTTTTCTTATGGTAACCAAACACCAGATAATGACTTCGtcatagaaaatattttcaaaaatgacaTTCGTCATACCAAAAACACCCAAAGGTATTCATGTAACAGGTAGTCCCTTTATTATTAGCGAGCATCTAAAAGGCAGTGATGCCCTATCAATATTCATAATATAACTTTTATGACCTTTCATCTATGCTGATTAAGAATACTCCAGAGTTTTACTTAGGTGGTTTTGTTACTCTGATATAGTcgtgttttctttttatttgtcaATTTTGTTTTTGATCCGACCTCCCCAAATCTATCGTCTTGAATTAATTTCAGTATTCTTGATCactaaagggaaaaataaaaagaagatttgATTTCTGTATAAAGTAGCTGTTCTAATCATtgataagaaaaagaaagaaaacttgaACATAGATTGGGTTGGACTAGtttaatttggaaaaatcataTTCTACTTGTTCTTTGATATGCTTTTTCTTAAAGTATGCTAGCAGATGTGAGTCACCATTTGTTGGTTGTGCTTatgcttatttttcttcttccccTTTTTTGGTGCTAACGTTCTGTTTGAATTCATAGGTATGACTGATATTGCTTTACCATGGGATAAGttgtctttagatttaataaaacAAGAGGAGGAGCAGTCAAGTCCTGAAAGGAAGTAAGTTTAGTATATGATCTTTGACTAACTCAACACTAATTTTTAGTTTCTGATTTAATTAATATCTAGTAGAGTATCACATCAAGCTTCAATGTTGGCTGACTTGTTTTATAGTTGCCTATTTACTACTCACTCTTCCATTGCAGCTGCAATTGTCATGAAATGTGCTTGTTTATGATAGTCTGACATCATTTTCAGTAATCAAATGTAATTTATGTTTGAAAGGGGCATGGGTCAATCACCATGAAATGGACAAGCTTTATAATGGAAGTAAAATTGAGTAGTATCCAAGTCCACTTTCCGATGTGGCAGCTCTCTCAACTGCAGTAGTGTTGAAAAATTCTGTGGTGACTTATTAATGCAGAAAAGCAAAAAAAGCAAGATGTGAATATACCTACTTGCCGGCGTACCTGGATTTGATGTActttattttactatttcttcTTCACCCTACTTCCTCTTATTCAGTATATATTCTACAGGAACATGCTAATTAGAGGCGGATGCATCCTTCATGTTGTGGCTTCAATTGAACCCATTATTTTCGACACATAGTTTAAATTTTATACGTGAAGTATCACTAGAATTCCATCAAGTTTAATATCTGAACCCATAATATCAAAAGTACAACGAGTTCACTGctaaaactattttaaaataaattttggatcCGCCTTGTTGCTAACTCTCTCTCTTGCTTCTAGGAAAAGGACATATGTAGTTCTTGTATCCACAGGAAGTTTCAATCCTCCTACTTACATGCACTTGCGCTGTTTTGGTACGTACTATCCAACCTCTACAATGTTTCTCTTGCtgacttttttcttcttttcttttttcccttttttccccTGCACGAGCGGGTAGGGGGGGGGGGCTGAGTTTAGGTGTCTAGATGAAATTTCTCGACTAGTTTAAGTGTCTGTATGTATTTGGCCTTTTTCTATTCAGATGAATGTGAAAAAACCATGTAAGTAGTCATAAGTCCTCAAGAACATAAGCTGCTCAAAATGAATATGATGTTAGACTATGAAGTTCATTTAATCGATTTAGTGGGTTTTGCTGAACTTTTGGCAATATTGATTCAGAGTTGGCAAGAGATGCATTGACTTCAGAAGGGTTCTGCGTAATTGGAGGTTATATGTCACCAGTAAATGATGCATATAAGAAGAAGGTATGTAGCATATCTCCAGGCAGTGAAACTGCTTTAAAATGTGTAACTGGAAATGAGATAATAAAAAGGAATAATGTACAAGTAGCTTTGCTATATTATTACTTGCTTCTGATCACGCTGTTGCATTATGAACGAGTGTATATTGTTTGTGGTCTGCAACCTGACACAATGTTATGCTAACACGCGCTGTTCTTAGTCATGAGGTGTAGTTTCTTGCTCTGTTTAACACTTTTGCTGGTCTACTATATATAAAAGATTGAACATGCTCTGCTTCTGCTGTCAATGTTACTAATGCACAAAAAAGCGGTATTGCTAATGCCTTGCCTCCTTATCTTTGCAGGATCTTATGTCTGCTGAGCATCGTGTTGCAATGTGCCAATTAGCTTGTAAAAGCTCAGAATTCGTTATGACAGATCCATGGGAGgtctctctctcactctctctccTCCAACAAAAAAAACAACCCAAAAACCTCCCTAGTTATTTGCTGCATTTTACACCAGTGCCTCAGCTGATACAAACTAAATTACCTTCATCCTATCAATTAATTTTGCTTAAAATAATTATACAAGCAAGCCAGGATAGCTATCAACGAACATTGACAGTTCTCTCCAGAATAAAGTCCGCTCTCTGTGATGGAAGTTTGGCATCCAGTGGTAAGGTCCATTATTGACATCAGTAAGTGTGTGTTGCAGACTGCAGAGTATTCATAGGAATTTAGTCTGATGGTCAATTGGTTACAGGAGAAACTTTCCAGTCCTACCGAAACTAGCttttcatttttgtaaataaaaaatCCTTTTCTTTACTACTACATTGTACATACTTTTGAGACAGTGTAGGCGTgtattacaacaacaactactacaactaagcttcagtcccaaacaagttagGGTCCACGATATGAATCCTCACTTCTTTTTTCacttctctcttctttctttagtGAAAGAATATTTATCTACTCCCTTCCCAACCTGGCCccaataaaaggaaaaaaagagcaAATATTACTTTATTCCTCTACCCAGAAAATTTTGGTTTATGAGGGCCATTTGTGTAAACTTACAGAAAATGGTAGAACTCATTGTTGACACCTCCATCTTATCCAGCATACAACATGTTGGTAAATTTCCTGTATGTGGTGTCAAATCATCAAACTCTaacatttttttttgagaaggtaaaGTGTCCAGTATATTCAAAAAGTCATCGGCACAAACTTTGTGCTGGAAGCCAAAATAGGCAATTACAATATGAAAAAGCAAAAATATAGTCCGGTCTTCTTACAAGGAACTCAAAACATCTAGGATTGAATCAGGATCCTCTACATATTCTGATttacaccaaaaacaaaaaagaagaatacaCTTCATCTTAATCTTTTGTAGAGAGTTGGTTGTATCTTCAAAGCATCTCAGGTTCCGACAATTTTCCATCTGTTTTTGTCTGTGGTAAAGTCTACCTCTGTGTTCCAGCATAATAAAAGTTCAGAGGTTCTCCCTGGCATTACCCATCTAGCACCTCTGAGATTAATGAACAAATCCCATAATTGGCTGGTCACTCTACAATGAAGAAACAGATGGCTGATTGTCTCAGCATCATTCCCACACAAATAACATCTTGAAACCCCTCTTCCTTAGATTATCCTGAGTGAGGACAGCCTCCCTAATTACCAACCAGGTAAAACATGCCTCTTTATAAGGCACTTTTACTTTCCATATGTGTTTCCAATTTCTTAGCACCCTGGCTTTACTTAGAAGAGTTTGTTTCAGTTGCATCTCATATTTGCAGATATTCCTTGTCCACCAACTGCCGGGCTTTCATCTCCATGTTCTTGCTCGCAATTCCCCTTGGATGATTTTGGTAGTTGGTTCAAGGATGGAGTAAAGATTATTGTAGTAGTAGATTAGCTGGCAATAGTGCTCAGAACTTAGGGACAGCGACATGCTTAGTATTATATTTTGTTTTTTACCAGGTTATAGTTGAGGAAAAGTCAGATGATACTATTTTCCCAAccaaacaaatataaaaaaaatgaagaatgaaattgaACCAAACTCAAAGAGAATGTGCTTTAGGTATTGAA includes these proteins:
- the LOC107811914 gene encoding nicotinamide/nicotinic acid mononucleotide adenylyltransferase-like — translated: MHYQLEGMTDIALPWDKLSLDLIKQEEEQSSPERKKRTYVVLVSTGSFNPPTYMHLRCFELARDALTSEGFCVIGGYMSPVNDAYKKKDLMSAEHRVAMCQLACKSSEFVMTDPWEASQDSYQRTLTVLSRIKSALCDGSLASSEDLMVMLVCGSDLLESFSTPGVWIPEQVRTICRDFGLVCVRRGGQDVEKVIAGDDILNEYKKNIRIVDEVVPNGISSTGLRDCISKGLSVKYLTADEVIDYMKQHNLYRGQCSNN